In Fusarium falciforme chromosome 9, complete sequence, the following are encoded in one genomic region:
- a CDS encoding MARVEL domain-containing protein — MSMGIITIIHAVLAIFLIIELGLTAYVVDITNPRGWGDTPSSFAFMLFNSVWSIIILFYLALTPLFASRLYHSVAALGLLAITTIFWFAGSIAMAAKIGVPDCHGLTPCQSAQAAVAFGFFIWAIFTGLTVMEGLAFMRSRGHAAHADTTKPAMNHYGA; from the exons ATGTCTATGGGAATCATCACCATTATCCACGCCGTCCTGGCGATTTTCCTCATCATTGAGCTTGGTCTGACGGCATATG TTGTCGACATCACCAACCCTCGCGGCTGGGGCGACACCCCTTCGTCGTTTGCCTTTATGCTCTTCAACTCGGTCtggtccatcatcatcctgtTCTACCTGGCCCTGACGCCCCTCTTCGCCTCCCGCCTCTACCACAGCGTCGCCGCCCTCGGCCTGctcgccatcaccaccatcttctgGTTTGCCGGctccatcgccatggctgccaaGATTGGCGTCCCCGACTGCCACGGCTTGACCCCCTGCCAATCCGCCCAGGCTGCCGTCGCctttggcttcttcatctgggCCATCTTTACTGGCTTGACTGTCATGGAGGGCTTGGCTTTCATGCGATCCCGGGGTCATGCGGCCCACGCGGACACCACCAAGCCCGCCATGAACCACTACGGTGCTTAA
- a CDS encoding FAD-binding-3 domain-containing protein yields MGNETPSHHFLEGKTIIVAGGGISGSAFVVGLRRLWNPAWNPPKILIYDRDSPEITAQREGYSLSLTGYNTSGGLLALRKLGLLDRIIDKAVSGLDGAGAFKIWAPDWKEYITLRHEPIEGLPSSSIRVPRKDVRQAIHEGLGPSDAVEWNTRCVSAHRLDNGRVRVQVARKTQSQDIVTDEDCDLLIAADGASSKIRAFLRPDDNLNFAGAILRGGISRFEHDPPAPVDKDWGFMLSGTGISCFFSPVDKNSIFWGIGHLEATPVPVLDLENSEQVQAVIDRGLELGAALQEPFRTIVAHTDPKTVLSHNARDKPAFSHGNMNELPVVFIGDSNHAVSPFAGFGANLALCDSWDLAEQLSNGHSLKEAISAYDKLAVPRAMKILKDSRARLRSGHSSGLRYWILWLMLMVGNFVRWVVGRK; encoded by the coding sequence ATGGGCAATGAGACCCCAAGCCACCACTTCCTCGAAGGCAAGACGATCATCGTTGCTGGAGGAGGTATTTCTGGATCGGCATTTGTCGTCGGGCTACGCAGGCTTTGGAACCCCGCATGGAACCCGCCAAAAATCCTCATCTATGATCGCGACTCTCCAGAAATCACAGCTCAGCGCGAGGGCTACAGTCTATCACTCACCGGTTACAACACGTCAGGAGGGCTCCTCGCGCTACGGAAGCTGGGGCTTCTCGATAGGATCATCGACAAGGCTGTTTCAGGGCTTGATGGGGCTGGCGCCTTCAAGATCTGGGCGCCTGACTGGAAGGAATACATCACCCTGAGGCACGAGCCTATCGAAGGTTTACCCTCTTCCAGCATACGAGTGCCGCGAAAGGACGTCCGCCAAGCCATTCATGAAGGGCTTGGGCCGAGCGATGCGGTTGAATGGAATACGCGGTGCGTCTCGGCCCACCGACTTGATAATGGGCGAGTTCGGGTTCAGGTTGCGAGAAAGACACAGAGCCAGGACATCGTCACAGACGAGGACTGTGATCTTCTCATTGCTGCAGATGGCGCTAGCAGTAAGATCCGAGCCTTTTTAAGACCAGATGACAATCTCAACTTTGCCGGGGCCATTCTTCGAGGTGGCATATCGAGATTTGAGCATGATCCTCCTGCTCCGGTGGACAAAGACTGGGGGTTCATGCTGTCAGGAACCGGCATATCATGCTTCTTCTCTCCGGTTGACAAGAATAGCATCTTCTGGGGTATTGGGCATCTCGAAGCCACTCCAGTTCCGGTGCTTGACCTGGAAAATTCAGAACAAGTCCAAGCTGTGATCGATCGGGGTCTTGAGCTAGGTGCTGCGTTGCAAGAGCCGTTTAGGACTATTGTCGCGCACACAGACCCAAAGACGGTTCTTTCACACAACGCACGAGACAAGCCAGCCTTTTCCCACGGTAATATGAACGAGCTGCCCGTGGTATTTATTGGGGATAGCAACCATGCCGTGAGCCCATTTGCTGGGTTTGGTGCCAACTTGGCGCTGTGTGATTCCTGGGACTTAGCGGAGCAGCTCTCCAACGGGCACTCGCTAAAAGAGGCTATATCGGCATATGACAAGCTGGCGGTACCACGAGCGATGAAGATTCTGAAGGATTCAAGGGCTCGATTGAGGAGTGGACACAGTTCCGGGTTGCGATATTGGATACTGTGGCTGATGCTAATGGTGGGCAACTTTGTCAGATGGGTTGTAGGGAGAAAGTGA
- a CDS encoding 2-(3-amino-3-carboxypropyl)histidine synthase subunit 2: protein MSSELSAPPVLSTPDDHILEIPAADSLPTSSLSNDALRSTYEVVRTATEIRAGGWRRVGLQFPDFMLVDAPRVVEALLKELASQDEREDSAEDKGKGERRIYILADSSYSACCVDEIAAEHVSAHVVVHYGRTCLSPTSHLPAIYVYTSHDLDYDATLAELEKEFSDKESKLVVMADLTYQNHVEKLVSLLHERGFANVVSTAVTHNPAALIPNRKIISDADVSDEEHWKSYSLIHISDPPSALLLALHSRFASLHILSTPSPTLENPTFRTAGLLRRRFAKVLSLASAGVIGILVNTLSVANYLTSINLIREKIARADKKSYTVVVGKLNPAKLANFAEVEGWVVVGCWESGLIEDDTGYWRPVITPFELEVALMSEEERVWGGEWWGGIEKLKLDDKPAPAEEDPPQANGHEDDVAEEDQFDDVPGGVEGEESAPPEFDLRTGRLISSSRPMRLPVRKNPSAVAGAITANGDANGTSHQTEALIKHSVGELVSINGVASPGAEFLRSGRTWQGLGGDFDNEASTLIEEGRSGIARGYQVGEGGRH from the coding sequence ATGTCGTCCGAGCTCTCCGCTCCCCCTGTCCTCTCCACCCCGGACGACCATATCCTCGAAATCCCTGCGGCCGACTCCCTCCCCACATCCTCCCTTTCCAACGATGCCCTACGCTCCACATACGAGGTCGTTCGCACGGCCACAGAGATCCGCGCTGGAGGATGGCGGCGTGTAGGGCTACAGTTTCCAGACTTCATGCTCGTTGATGCACCGCGTGTGGTAGAGGCGCTGTTGAAGGAACTCGCTTCCCAGGACGAGCGCGAGGATTCGGCCGaggacaagggcaagggagAGAGGAGGATCTACATCCTCGCGGATAGTAGCTACAGTGCCTGCTGTGTCGATGAAATCGCGGCCGAGCATGTATCTGCACATGTTGTCGTTCACTATGGCCGCACGTGCCTTAGCCCAACAAGTCATCTCCCCGCGATATATGTCTATACGAGCCATGACCTAGACTACGATGCGACGCTCGccgagctggagaaggagttCAGTGACAAGGAATCAAAGTTGGTCGTCATGGCGGACCTCACATATCAAAACCACGTCGAAAAGCTCGTATCTCTGCTTCACGAACGAGGCTTTGCCAACGTCGTATCAACAGCCGTCACACACAACCCCGCGGCCCTCATCCCCAACCGCAAGATCATTTCCGACGCCGATGTTAGCGACGAAGAGCACTGGAAGTCTTACTCCCTTATCCACATCTCCGATCCTCCTTCCGCCCTGCTTCTCGCCCTTCACTCCCGCTTCGCGTCCCTACACATCCTCTCCACACCCTCCCCGACACTCGAGAACCCGACCTTCCGCACAGCTGGTCTCCTGCGACGCCGCTTCGCCAAGGTTCTGTCTCTCGCGTCCGCCGGCGTCATCGGTATCCTTGTCAACACTCTCTCGGTCGCCAATTACCTCACCTCCATCAATCTTATCCGCGAAAAGATTGCCCGTGCGGACAAGAAAAGCTATACTGTCGTCGTGGGCAAACTCAACCCTGCGAAACTCGCAAACTTTGCAGAGGTCGAGGGCTGGGTCGTTGTCGGATGTTGGGAGAGCGGTCTTATTGAGGATGATACTGGATACTGGCGGCCTGTTATCACACCATTCGAGCTCGAAGTCGCCCTGATGAGTGAGGAGGAGCGAGTCTGGGGAGGAGAATGGTGGGGAGGTATTGAGAAGCTGAAGTTGGATGACAAGCCTGCTCCTGCAGAGGAAGATCCGCCTCAAGCTAATGGCCATGAGGATGACGTCGCGGAGGAGGATCAATTCGACGATGTCCCTGGTGGCGTTGAAGGCGAAGAGTCTGCACCACCTGAATTCGACCTCCGCACTGGAAGACTCATTTCTTCGAGTCGGCCAATGCGACTACCAGTTCGCAAGAATCCCTCAGCCGTCGCAGGTGCTATCACAGCCAACGGTGACGCAAATGGGACATCTCATCAAACAGAAGCCCTCATCAAACACTCAGTGGGTGAATTGGTGAGCATCAACGGTGTCGCGAGTCCAGGTGCAGAATTCCTCCGATCGGGGCGCACATGGCAGGGTCTGGGTGGTGACTTTGACAATGAAGCGAGTACCCTTATTGAAGAAGGCAGAAGTGGGATCGCGAGAGGGTATCAGGTTGGCGAGGGAGGTCGCCATTGA